The following proteins come from a genomic window of Candidatus Bipolaricaulis sibiricus:
- a CDS encoding Tyrosyl-tRNA synthetase, translating into MEIKAEVDRQLGIIERNAETVLPRDELARKIERSLRQERPLRAKLGIDPSASQLTLGHAVVLRKLRAFQDLGHTAVLVVGDFTRRIGDPSGKSKTREPMSPEEIERNMRTYKEQAFRILDPRRAEVRYNSEWLEKLTLAQVVGLTARYTVARMLEREDFQRRFRDGSAITIMEFLYPLAQAYDSVAVRADVELGGSDQRFNLLIGRDIQEAYGQDPQVIVTMPLLIGTDGAFAMSQSRGNYIGVAEEPEEQFGKIMSLPDELMPQYCQLLTDVRWEELAGLHPKEAKKRLARSLVAWLHGEEGAQRGQEHFERVFEDEQPPEEMPEVAVGRLLDRDDTVNIVDLLVEAGMVSSRSEARRLVDGGGVELDGERVKSSRDRVTVRAGAILRAGKLRFARLVV; encoded by the coding sequence ATGGAGATCAAGGCGGAAGTGGACCGACAACTGGGGATCATCGAACGCAATGCGGAGACCGTTCTGCCGCGGGATGAGCTGGCACGGAAGATCGAGCGGTCGCTGCGTCAGGAGCGCCCACTGCGGGCCAAGCTGGGGATCGATCCCTCGGCGTCGCAGCTCACCCTCGGGCACGCCGTGGTCCTGCGAAAGCTGCGTGCATTCCAGGACCTCGGCCACACGGCGGTCCTCGTGGTGGGGGACTTCACGCGGCGCATCGGCGATCCGTCCGGGAAATCGAAGACTCGGGAACCGATGTCTCCCGAGGAGATCGAGCGAAACATGCGTACGTACAAGGAGCAGGCGTTCCGCATTCTCGACCCTCGGCGGGCGGAGGTCCGCTACAACTCTGAGTGGCTCGAGAAGCTGACCCTGGCTCAGGTGGTGGGTCTCACGGCACGGTACACGGTGGCGCGGATGCTCGAGCGGGAGGACTTCCAGCGCCGGTTCCGAGACGGCTCGGCGATCACGATCATGGAGTTCCTCTACCCCCTCGCTCAGGCCTACGATTCGGTGGCGGTGCGGGCCGATGTGGAGCTGGGTGGATCGGATCAGCGGTTCAACCTCCTCATCGGTCGGGACATTCAGGAAGCGTACGGCCAGGACCCCCAGGTCATCGTCACGATGCCTCTCCTTATCGGGACTGACGGGGCGTTCGCGATGTCGCAGTCCCGGGGGAACTACATCGGAGTCGCCGAGGAACCGGAGGAGCAGTTCGGAAAAATCATGTCGCTTCCCGACGAGCTCATGCCCCAGTACTGCCAGCTCCTCACCGACGTTCGGTGGGAGGAGCTCGCGGGACTCCACCCGAAGGAGGCGAAGAAGCGTCTTGCGAGAAGCCTCGTGGCATGGCTGCACGGAGAGGAGGGGGCACAGCGGGGGCAGGAGCACTTCGAGCGGGTGTTCGAAGACGAGCAGCCGCCCGAGGAGATGCCGGAGGTCGCGGTGGGGCGGCTTCTCGACCGAGACGACACGGTGAACATCGTCGACCTCCTCGTGGAGGCGGGAATGGTCTCCTCTCGCTCCGAGGCGCGGCGGCTCGTGGACGGGGGCGGGGTGGAGTTGGATGGGGAGCGGGTCAAGTCGAGCCGTGACCGCGTCACGGTGCGGGCGGGGGCGATCTTGCGGGCGGGGAAGCTTCGGTTCGCACGGCTTGTGGTCTGA
- a CDS encoding DNA gyrase subunit A yields the protein MPERIETAFIEDEMEQSYIDYAVSVIRARAVPDVRDGLKPVQRRILYGFRELGLLPGKPPRKSARIVGEVMGKFHPHGDMAVYEAMVGLAQPFSTRYPLVDGQGNFGSVDGDEPAAMRYTEARLAPIAREFLDELDEETVDFLPNFDGSLEEPEVLPARFPHLLANGAWGISVGMTTQIPPHNLGELVAATLYVLDHPDASAAELLPLIPGPDFPTGGILVGREGIRAAYETGEGKLTLRARAFVEDDRIVITEIPYQVRKTTILESIAAKAKDGSLDGIADLRDESDREGLRIVIELKRGVDGHRLLPRLLKLTPLERTFSCHFLVIQDGNPRTLTLPEILRAFLAFRRSTVRRRTEHRLKVARERAHLLEGFRLALTNLDQVIEIIRGAAEPAEAEALLAAEIGLSPKQADAVLKMRLSQLTKLERRKIEEELQELKVKIAEYEGVLADPRRLDGLIRDELQAIASQYADARRTTIVESSEAIELAALDAPRVDVILCVTGKGYVNTTNCEAYRAQGRGGKGVIGIRPKDGDYLRTMVAAHTHQDLLVFTDRGRVFRLPLQRLELGDRDSVGKNLRQFLEMGLDEEIRAVLPVEGYDTGYALLSTRQGIVNRNSISDYANAHTKGILAHSIPDDDRLVDVAITHGEGHMVLATAGGHVIRFPEEQVRITRRPSKGVIGIRLAPGDQVVGMVWLPPAEETKRLLFVTEMGQGKRVELSDLPSQGRGGRGVIGIKLDAHGGALVTAILVAEGDEVALSTAGGKVIRFPAAQVSTFSRYARGVRLIQVEPEDRVVSAVVV from the coding sequence ATGCCTGAACGGATCGAGACCGCATTCATTGAAGACGAGATGGAGCAGTCGTACATCGACTACGCCGTCTCGGTCATCCGGGCCCGGGCTGTCCCTGACGTCCGCGACGGACTGAAGCCGGTTCAGCGGCGGATTCTGTACGGGTTCCGCGAGCTCGGACTCCTCCCCGGAAAGCCGCCCCGGAAGTCAGCCCGCATCGTCGGTGAGGTGATGGGTAAGTTCCACCCGCACGGCGACATGGCGGTGTACGAGGCGATGGTGGGGTTGGCCCAACCGTTCTCAACCCGCTACCCGCTCGTGGACGGGCAGGGGAACTTCGGGTCGGTGGACGGGGATGAGCCTGCGGCGATGCGGTATACCGAGGCCCGCCTCGCCCCAATTGCCCGCGAGTTCCTCGACGAGCTCGATGAAGAGACGGTGGACTTCCTCCCCAACTTCGACGGCTCGCTCGAGGAGCCGGAAGTCCTCCCGGCGCGGTTCCCCCACCTCCTCGCGAACGGAGCGTGGGGGATCTCGGTGGGGATGACAACCCAGATCCCGCCTCACAACCTGGGAGAGCTCGTCGCAGCTACCCTGTACGTGCTCGATCACCCCGATGCGAGCGCGGCCGAGCTCCTGCCCCTCATCCCGGGGCCGGACTTCCCGACCGGGGGGATCCTCGTGGGGCGGGAAGGGATCCGCGCTGCGTACGAGACGGGTGAGGGAAAGCTCACCCTCCGCGCCCGGGCGTTCGTGGAGGATGACCGGATCGTGATCACGGAGATCCCATACCAGGTGCGGAAGACGACGATCCTGGAGAGCATCGCGGCCAAGGCCAAGGACGGTTCGCTCGACGGGATCGCCGACCTTCGCGATGAGTCGGACCGAGAAGGGCTGCGGATCGTGATCGAACTGAAGCGGGGTGTGGATGGTCACCGGCTGCTTCCTCGTCTCCTCAAGCTGACCCCGCTCGAGCGCACGTTCTCGTGCCACTTCCTGGTGATCCAGGACGGGAACCCGCGGACGCTCACGCTGCCCGAGATCCTGCGTGCGTTCCTCGCCTTCCGGCGGTCCACGGTCCGGCGGCGGACCGAACATCGGCTGAAGGTGGCCCGGGAGCGGGCGCACCTCCTCGAGGGGTTCCGGCTGGCGCTCACGAACCTCGACCAGGTGATCGAGATCATCCGCGGGGCGGCAGAGCCAGCCGAGGCGGAGGCACTGCTCGCTGCGGAGATCGGCCTGTCCCCGAAGCAAGCCGATGCGGTGCTCAAGATGCGCCTGTCCCAGCTCACGAAGCTCGAACGGCGGAAGATCGAGGAGGAGCTCCAGGAACTGAAGGTGAAGATCGCCGAATACGAGGGGGTGCTGGCCGATCCGCGACGGCTGGACGGGCTCATCCGCGACGAGCTCCAGGCGATCGCCAGTCAGTATGCGGATGCGCGACGGACAACGATTGTCGAATCCTCGGAAGCGATCGAGCTGGCCGCTCTCGATGCTCCCCGCGTGGACGTGATTCTCTGCGTGACGGGCAAAGGCTATGTGAACACGACGAACTGCGAGGCGTACCGCGCCCAGGGTCGGGGAGGGAAGGGTGTGATCGGGATCCGTCCCAAAGATGGGGACTACCTCCGGACGATGGTCGCCGCCCACACGCACCAGGATCTTCTTGTGTTCACCGATCGCGGGCGCGTATTCAGGCTTCCGCTGCAACGCCTCGAGCTTGGGGACCGTGACTCGGTGGGGAAGAACCTCCGCCAGTTCCTGGAGATGGGCCTCGACGAGGAGATTCGCGCCGTGCTTCCGGTCGAAGGGTACGACACGGGGTACGCTCTCCTCTCCACGCGCCAGGGGATCGTGAACCGCAACTCCATCTCTGACTATGCCAACGCGCACACGAAGGGGATCCTCGCCCACTCGATTCCCGACGACGACCGCCTGGTGGACGTGGCGATCACCCACGGGGAAGGACACATGGTCCTTGCCACTGCCGGGGGGCACGTGATTCGGTTCCCGGAGGAACAGGTACGGATCACGCGGCGGCCCTCGAAGGGCGTGATCGGAATCCGCCTCGCGCCCGGTGACCAGGTAGTGGGGATGGTCTGGTTGCCACCTGCAGAGGAGACCAAGCGGCTCTTGTTCGTGACGGAGATGGGCCAGGGCAAGCGCGTGGAGCTGTCGGATCTCCCCAGCCAGGGCCGCGGGGGACGCGGGGTCATCGGGATCAAACTCGACGCGCATGGTGGGGCGCTCGTCACGGCGATCCTGGTCGCTGAGGGCGACGAGGTGGCCCTGTCGACCGCTGGGGGCAAGGTCATCCGGTTCCCGGCGGCCCAGGTGAGCACGTTCTCCCGCTACGCACGGGGCGTGCGCCTGATCCAGGTCGAGCCGGAAGACCGCGTGGTGTCGGCGGTGGTGGTGTAG